A part of Myxococcus landrumus genomic DNA contains:
- a CDS encoding DUF2752 domain-containing protein → MKVFIPPRNRRLGTVDYMGLMGLVGLLVARYIPVAQIIPFWGCVLRERTGWPCLGCGLTRVADRVSHFNFEGAWEANPLGTVAAILFALAAVAMVVHLVFAVPIPEIQLSAKEWRAFQVVMPVIVLVNYAYVVVKTRFPHLLL, encoded by the coding sequence ATGAAGGTCTTCATCCCTCCTCGCAATCGCCGCCTTGGCACGGTGGACTACATGGGGCTCATGGGCCTCGTGGGGTTGCTGGTGGCTCGATACATCCCGGTCGCCCAAATCATCCCGTTCTGGGGCTGTGTGCTGCGCGAGCGCACAGGGTGGCCCTGCCTCGGCTGTGGGCTGACCCGGGTGGCGGATAGGGTGTCCCACTTCAACTTCGAGGGCGCCTGGGAGGCCAACCCCCTGGGGACGGTGGCCGCCATCCTGTTCGCCCTGGCGGCGGTGGCCATGGTGGTGCACCTCGTCTTCGCGGTCCCGATTCCTGAAATCCAGCTCTCGGCGAAGGAGTGGAGGGCGTTCCAGGTGGTGATGCCTGTCATCGTCCTGGTGAATTACGCCTACGTGGTGGTGAAGACGCGCTTCCCCCACCTGCTGCTATAG
- a CDS encoding DUF4920 domain-containing protein, which translates to MNSLRTSLMLLVAVPLLAFAGDKKTPAKAGAEDKAAADCHHPAEAAKAAPKTEAPQAAAASSQDGWKLTRGEALKGANPVKLADLLSKPQPHEGKTVTLEGRVRKACERKGCWMELATDSAKGPGVRVTFKDYGFFVPLDSAGAQARVEGVVKVAELSEGHASHYESEGAIVPRGADGKPREVQLVATGVELRR; encoded by the coding sequence ATGAACTCGCTCCGCACGTCCCTGATGCTGCTGGTCGCTGTTCCCCTGCTGGCTTTCGCTGGCGACAAGAAGACTCCCGCCAAGGCCGGCGCCGAGGACAAGGCCGCCGCCGACTGCCACCACCCCGCGGAGGCCGCCAAGGCCGCGCCCAAGACCGAGGCCCCCCAGGCTGCCGCCGCCTCCTCCCAGGACGGCTGGAAGCTCACCCGCGGCGAAGCGCTCAAGGGTGCGAATCCCGTGAAGCTCGCGGACCTGCTGTCCAAGCCCCAGCCCCATGAGGGCAAGACGGTGACGCTCGAGGGTCGCGTTCGCAAGGCGTGCGAGCGCAAGGGCTGCTGGATGGAGCTGGCCACCGACTCGGCGAAGGGCCCCGGCGTGCGCGTGACGTTCAAGGACTACGGCTTCTTCGTCCCGCTGGACTCCGCGGGCGCGCAGGCGCGCGTGGAGGGCGTCGTGAAGGTGGCGGAGCTGAGCGAGGGCCACGCGTCGCACTACGAGAGCGAAGGCGCCATCGTCCCGCGCGGCGCGGACGGCAAGCCCCGTGAAGTGCAGTTGGTGGCGACGGGCGTCGAGCTGCGCCGGTAG
- a CDS encoding radical SAM protein: MEGRYSLIHHVRSLLEDEQGTLYKDAPYRVALCYPSPYHVGMSSLGFQAIYREIHEHPGATAERVFLPDDVEAFKRTRAPLFSWESQTPVSSFAMLAFSVAYELELTGLFSMLELSGIPLLSDERKDGRHPLVVAGGPLTFSNPDPLEPFVDVLVQGEAEDLIHVLVAAAASMDREALLDHLARTPGFRVPGRGGQRYHVARAMDSRLPARSQIVTSHTELRSMFLIEPERGCSRGCHYCVMRRTTNGGMRTVPPERVLSLIPEHARRVGLVGAAVTDHPRIVELLRTIVDSGREVGVSSLRADRLTQELVNQLRRGGATNLTVAADGASQRMRDMVDRKHSEEQIVRAAEFARTAGMKQLKVYNVVGLPFEGEEDIDELIRFTAELSRILPVALGVAPFVAKRNTPLDGAPFAGIREVEARLERLRKGLRGRAEVRPTSARWAWVEYMLAQCGPEGGLAAMDAWRAGGSFSVWKKAFEARDCEPYLARRVEDGRRNPTLWPTVPKVAPAASAA, from the coding sequence ATGGAGGGCCGTTACTCACTCATCCACCACGTCCGCTCGCTGTTGGAGGACGAACAGGGCACCCTTTACAAGGATGCGCCCTACCGCGTGGCCCTGTGCTACCCGAGCCCCTACCACGTAGGGATGAGCTCGCTGGGCTTCCAGGCCATCTACCGCGAGATTCATGAGCACCCAGGCGCGACGGCGGAGCGCGTCTTCCTTCCGGATGACGTGGAGGCGTTCAAGCGCACGCGCGCGCCCCTATTCTCCTGGGAGTCGCAGACGCCCGTCTCCAGCTTCGCCATGCTGGCGTTCTCCGTGGCGTACGAGCTGGAGCTGACGGGGCTTTTCTCGATGCTGGAGCTGTCGGGAATCCCGCTGCTGTCGGACGAGCGCAAGGACGGGCGCCACCCCTTGGTGGTCGCCGGTGGCCCGCTGACGTTCTCCAATCCGGATCCGCTGGAGCCCTTCGTGGACGTGCTCGTCCAGGGTGAGGCGGAGGATCTCATCCACGTCCTGGTGGCGGCCGCCGCCTCCATGGACCGTGAGGCGCTGCTGGATCATCTGGCGCGCACCCCTGGCTTCCGAGTCCCAGGGCGAGGCGGACAGCGCTACCACGTCGCTCGGGCGATGGACTCACGGCTGCCCGCCCGCTCTCAAATCGTCACCTCGCATACCGAGCTCCGGTCGATGTTCCTCATCGAGCCAGAGCGCGGCTGCTCCCGTGGCTGCCACTACTGCGTCATGCGGCGCACCACCAACGGCGGGATGCGCACGGTGCCTCCGGAGCGGGTGCTGTCGCTCATTCCAGAGCATGCCCGGCGGGTGGGGCTTGTGGGCGCGGCGGTGACGGATCATCCGCGCATCGTCGAGCTCCTGCGCACCATCGTGGACTCGGGGCGCGAGGTGGGCGTGTCCTCGCTTCGCGCGGACAGGCTGACCCAGGAGCTGGTGAATCAGCTGCGCCGGGGCGGCGCGACGAACCTGACGGTGGCGGCGGACGGGGCCTCGCAGCGGATGCGGGACATGGTCGACCGCAAGCACTCGGAGGAGCAGATTGTCCGCGCTGCGGAGTTCGCGCGCACGGCGGGCATGAAGCAGCTCAAGGTGTACAACGTGGTGGGGCTGCCCTTCGAAGGGGAAGAAGACATCGACGAGCTCATCCGCTTCACCGCGGAGCTGTCGCGCATCCTGCCCGTGGCGTTGGGCGTCGCCCCCTTCGTGGCGAAGCGGAACACCCCCCTGGACGGAGCCCCCTTCGCGGGCATTCGCGAGGTGGAGGCCCGGCTGGAGCGGCTCCGCAAGGGGCTGCGCGGGCGCGCCGAGGTGCGGCCCACGTCCGCCCGTTGGGCCTGGGTGGAGTACATGCTGGCCCAGTGCGGTCCGGAAGGGGGGCTGGCGGCGATGGATGCCTGGCGCGCTGGAGGGAGCTTCTCCGTGTGGAAGAAGGCCTTCGAGGCGCGGGACTGTGAGCCCTACCTGGCTCGGCGGGTGGAAGATGGTCGGCGCAACCCCACCCTCTGGCCCACTGTTCCAAAGGTGGCGCCGGCCGCGTCCGCCGCGTGA